Proteins from a single region of Dysosmobacter acutus:
- the rsmA gene encoding 16S rRNA (adenine(1518)-N(6)/adenine(1519)-N(6))-dimethyltransferase RsmA gives MNLCDLNTIRALLGRHGFRFSKSMGQNFLIEPSVPRDIAEASGADSSCGVLEIGPGIGPLTVQLARRAGKVAAVELDRTLLPVLGETLAEYDNVEVISGDVMKTDLRQLASEHLTGLRPMVCANLPYNITTPVLTRIVEAGCFTSLTVMIQREVARRICAAPGSPDYGAFSLFMQYHTEPELLFDVPPACFYPAPKVTSSVLRCRMRQTPAVSPMDEAFFFRVARGAFALRRKTLLNSLSSALGSTYSKEALRDAIAACDLPPDIRGERLSLQEMAALSDRLYQLGKQ, from the coding sequence ATGAACCTCTGTGACTTAAATACCATACGGGCCCTTTTGGGGCGCCATGGGTTCCGGTTTTCCAAATCCATGGGACAGAACTTCCTCATCGAGCCCTCCGTCCCCCGGGACATCGCCGAAGCCTCCGGCGCGGACAGCAGCTGCGGCGTACTGGAGATCGGACCGGGCATTGGCCCGCTGACCGTACAGCTTGCCCGCCGGGCAGGCAAGGTGGCGGCTGTGGAGCTGGACCGCACCCTCCTTCCCGTGCTTGGGGAGACGCTTGCGGAGTACGACAACGTGGAGGTCATCTCCGGAGATGTGATGAAAACAGACCTCAGGCAGCTGGCATCGGAGCATCTGACGGGCCTGCGGCCCATGGTGTGCGCGAACCTCCCCTACAACATCACCACGCCTGTGCTGACCCGGATCGTAGAGGCGGGCTGCTTCACCAGCCTCACCGTCATGATTCAGCGGGAGGTGGCCCGCCGGATCTGTGCCGCTCCCGGCAGCCCGGACTACGGCGCCTTTTCCCTCTTCATGCAGTACCACACGGAGCCGGAACTGCTGTTTGACGTGCCTCCCGCCTGCTTTTATCCGGCCCCCAAAGTCACCTCCTCCGTCCTTCGCTGCCGGATGCGCCAGACGCCCGCCGTCTCCCCCATGGACGAGGCGTTTTTCTTCCGGGTAGCCCGGGGTGCCTTTGCTCTCCGGCGCAAAACCCTGCTCAACAGCCTCAGCTCCGCCCTTGGGAGCACCTACAGCAAGGAGGCCCTCCGGGACGCCATCGCCGCCTGCGACCTGCCGCCGGATATCCGGGGCGAACGGCTGTCGCTGCAGGAGATGGCGGCTCTGTCCGACCGCCTCTATCAGCTTGGAAAGCAGTAA
- a CDS encoding phosphoenolpyruvate carboxykinase (ATP) encodes MSTKSHYARAEIGPEKVGFAKTRSIIEAPFYGNNVVEVNSLKEAYKLAKSSPGTVVTDMPVYRGEEFGLDADAKVLLFNDGSITGRYAPARRITGKPGVNTDKLDKILMDAVYDTRWKTMYHAEVFIGLDPEFMVKAHLLIPKGEENLLYSWMLNFQYMSDEYVKMYKESKSVGDGREPDIYIFSDPQWTGAPGQEDVCDPKCLCYFNTDTNCAAILGMRYFGEHKKGTLTLAWAIANRNGYASCHGGQKEYTLDDGSKYVAAVFGLSGSGKSTLTHAKHGGKYPSIKVLHDDAFIINSDTCSSIALEPTYFDKTADYPVNSEDNKYLLTVQNCSATLDEDGKVVLVTEDVRNGNGRAIKSKLWSPNRVDKIESPVNAIFWIMKDPTIPPIVRLKGASLASVMGATLATKRSSAERLKAGVDPNALVVEPYANPFRTYPLVNDYEKFKKLVAEKNVACYIINTGEFMGKKVKKEDTLGVLEAVVEGKAQFKPWGPFSDIDIYEWDGFVPDLSDKEYVSQLKARMQDRLDYVLNLDTTEGGFNKLPADAADAIRQVVDEANSL; translated from the coding sequence ATGTCTACTAAATCCCATTACGCTCGGGCCGAAATTGGTCCTGAAAAGGTCGGGTTTGCCAAAACCCGATCTATTATTGAGGCTCCATTTTATGGAAACAATGTCGTTGAGGTCAACTCCCTGAAGGAGGCCTACAAACTGGCGAAGAGCTCCCCCGGCACCGTTGTCACCGACATGCCGGTTTACCGCGGCGAGGAGTTTGGTTTGGATGCCGACGCCAAGGTGCTGCTGTTCAACGACGGATCCATTACCGGCCGCTATGCCCCCGCCCGGCGCATCACCGGCAAACCCGGTGTCAACACCGACAAACTGGATAAAATCCTGATGGACGCGGTCTATGACACCCGCTGGAAGACCATGTACCACGCCGAGGTTTTCATCGGCCTGGACCCTGAATTCATGGTGAAGGCCCATCTGCTGATCCCCAAGGGAGAGGAAAACCTCCTCTACTCCTGGATGCTGAATTTCCAGTACATGTCCGACGAATACGTCAAGATGTACAAGGAATCCAAGAGCGTGGGCGACGGCAGAGAGCCCGACATCTATATCTTCTCCGATCCCCAGTGGACCGGTGCTCCCGGTCAGGAGGATGTCTGCGACCCCAAGTGCCTGTGCTATTTCAACACCGACACCAACTGCGCCGCGATTTTGGGCATGCGCTATTTCGGCGAGCACAAGAAGGGCACATTGACCCTTGCCTGGGCCATTGCCAACCGCAACGGCTACGCCTCCTGCCACGGCGGACAGAAGGAGTATACCCTGGACGACGGCTCCAAGTACGTGGCCGCGGTGTTCGGCCTGTCCGGCTCCGGCAAATCCACTCTGACCCATGCCAAGCACGGCGGAAAGTATCCCTCCATCAAGGTGCTGCACGACGACGCGTTTATCATCAACTCCGACACCTGCTCCTCCATCGCTCTGGAACCTACATACTTTGACAAGACCGCCGACTATCCGGTCAACTCCGAGGACAATAAGTACCTGCTGACGGTGCAGAACTGCTCCGCCACGCTTGATGAGGACGGCAAGGTGGTCCTGGTCACCGAGGATGTGCGCAACGGCAATGGCCGGGCCATCAAGTCCAAGCTTTGGTCCCCCAACCGGGTGGATAAGATCGAATCCCCTGTCAACGCCATCTTTTGGATCATGAAGGACCCCACCATTCCCCCAATTGTCAGGCTCAAGGGTGCGTCTCTGGCCTCCGTCATGGGCGCCACTCTGGCCACAAAGCGTTCCTCTGCCGAGCGGCTGAAGGCCGGCGTGGACCCCAACGCCCTGGTGGTGGAGCCCTATGCCAATCCCTTCCGCACCTATCCCCTGGTGAATGACTATGAGAAGTTCAAGAAGCTTGTGGCCGAAAAGAATGTGGCCTGCTACATCATCAACACCGGCGAGTTCATGGGCAAGAAGGTGAAGAAGGAGGACACTCTTGGCGTGCTGGAGGCCGTTGTGGAGGGAAAGGCTCAGTTTAAGCCCTGGGGCCCCTTCTCCGACATTGATATCTATGAGTGGGACGGCTTTGTGCCCGATCTGTCCGACAAGGAGTATGTGTCGCAGCTTAAGGCCCGCATGCAGGACCGTCTGGACTACGTGTTGAATCTTGATACCACGGAGGGCGGCTTCAACAAGCTGCCTGCCGATGCGGCCGATGCCATCCGTCAGGTGGTGGATGAGGCCAACTCCCTGTAA
- a CDS encoding WapI family immunity protein, which yields MVFKNDEESLKVEVAAYEFPDGVDEDANWLVLKGTYTDSEGNVTIDRNSCLTTSELQELTAGLKVLLAGIKGLYESEFTEPYFELTVEQVEEDVYQTAVAFTMLNAPEDWDTVEIELTASGADLKDWIADLEQAEKRFPVK from the coding sequence ATGGTATTTAAAAATGATGAGGAGTCGCTGAAGGTGGAAGTGGCGGCCTATGAATTCCCCGATGGCGTGGATGAGGATGCCAACTGGCTGGTGCTCAAGGGCACCTATACCGATTCGGAGGGAAATGTCACCATTGACCGCAACAGCTGCCTGACCACCTCTGAGCTTCAGGAGCTGACTGCCGGACTGAAGGTGCTCCTGGCCGGGATCAAGGGGCTGTATGAGAGCGAGTTCACCGAGCCTTACTTTGAACTGACGGTGGAACAGGTGGAGGAGGATGTCTATCAGACCGCAGTGGCATTCACCATGCTGAACGCGCCGGAGGACTGGGACACGGTGGAGATAGAGCTGACGGCCTCCGGGGCGGACCTGAAGGATTGGATCGCCGATCTGGAGCAGGCGGAAAAGCGATTTCCCGTCAAATAG
- a CDS encoding IS4 family transposase, which translates to MAYPEIVSSDLDEVINHVLKNSTFAALDKPARSRKVSRADIIKALLFMQGGSLQKELHELGLNISASAFVQRRRQIPSELLGDILTELHARYDTPKTYLGYRVLAVDGTAVNIARNPESRCFVCNPSAPQGYCQLHATPMYDILNKSYRACVIQPQPQQDEIGALDALLAWHDFEEKTLLVADRAFSSYNLFAAIQQKPNADFLIRVKQGRGAMREVATLPMRELDTEISFTITTTQTKEDKEKGYIFLQTRKRKDRVYSQNTRAGRWDFPSPYPMKLRIVRVLLDTGEYETLATSLPPSVTAQQIKALYAARWGIETAYRELKYHYGLVNLHGRSEEFARQEIYASMIIASLCSRIISQAVVKQHTGAAYLYNVNQKMAAYLCKKFFRTPGADGEQLLRDIARYTEPVRPGRQDERKLRPKSFVGFLYRVAA; encoded by the coding sequence ATGGCCTATCCTGAAATCGTATCGTCTGATCTGGACGAAGTCATCAACCATGTGCTGAAAAACAGCACCTTTGCCGCGCTGGACAAGCCTGCACGCAGCCGCAAGGTTTCCCGGGCGGACATCATAAAGGCCCTGCTTTTCATGCAGGGCGGCAGCCTGCAAAAGGAACTGCACGAGCTGGGACTGAATATCAGCGCGTCCGCCTTTGTCCAGCGCCGCCGTCAAATCCCCTCCGAGCTGCTGGGGGATATTCTCACAGAACTGCACGCACGCTATGACACACCCAAGACCTATCTGGGTTATCGGGTGCTGGCTGTGGACGGAACAGCCGTCAACATAGCCCGTAACCCGGAATCCCGCTGTTTCGTCTGCAACCCAAGCGCACCACAGGGCTATTGCCAGCTGCACGCCACCCCCATGTATGATATTCTTAACAAAAGCTATCGGGCTTGCGTGATACAGCCCCAGCCGCAGCAGGACGAAATCGGCGCTCTGGACGCCCTTCTCGCGTGGCATGACTTCGAGGAAAAGACGCTTCTTGTGGCTGACAGGGCCTTTTCCAGCTACAATCTGTTCGCTGCGATACAGCAAAAGCCCAACGCGGACTTTCTCATCCGCGTCAAACAGGGGCGGGGAGCCATGCGCGAAGTGGCAACGCTGCCCATGCGGGAACTGGATACGGAAATCAGCTTCACTATCACAACAACGCAGACAAAGGAAGATAAAGAAAAGGGATATATTTTCCTGCAAACGAGAAAGAGGAAAGACCGCGTATATAGCCAAAACACGCGGGCGGGGCGGTGGGATTTCCCGTCGCCCTATCCCATGAAGCTGCGGATCGTGCGCGTCCTGCTGGATACGGGCGAGTATGAAACGCTGGCGACCTCTTTGCCGCCCAGCGTTACGGCACAGCAAATCAAAGCGCTCTACGCGGCCAGATGGGGAATAGAAACTGCCTACAGAGAGCTCAAGTATCATTATGGCCTTGTCAATCTTCATGGGCGGAGCGAGGAGTTTGCCCGGCAGGAAATTTACGCTTCCATGATTATCGCGTCGCTCTGCTCGCGTATCATCAGCCAAGCGGTTGTCAAACAGCACACAGGGGCGGCATATCTCTACAATGTCAACCAGAAAATGGCGGCCTATCTCTGCAAGAAGTTTTTCCGAACGCCGGGCGCGGACGGGGAACAGCTTCTGCGGGACATAGCACGATACACCGAGCCGGTCAGACCGGGGCGGCAGGACGAGCGAAAACTGCGCCCGAAATCCTTTGTGGGATTCCTTTACCGGGTGGCGGCGTAA
- a CDS encoding LysM peptidoglycan-binding domain-containing protein, with protein MLTLPAKLGNTARISAPVAGTGETLYTVKAGDTLGAIAKATYGDVMKYKAIFERNSDRLKNANTIYAGQVIVLPAK; from the coding sequence GTGCTGACCCTGCCCGCGAAACTGGGTAACACCGCCCGCATTTCCGCTCCCGTGGCTGGCACAGGTGAAACCCTCTATACCGTCAAGGCCGGGGACACACTGGGCGCTATCGCAAAGGCCACTTATGGCGATGTGATGAAGTACAAGGCCATCTTTGAGCGCAACAGCGACCGCTTGAAGAACGCCAATACTATCTATGCGGGACAGGTCATCGTCCTGCCCGCGAAATAA
- a CDS encoding LysM peptidoglycan-binding domain-containing protein: MKKLATLFLSLVLCMGLAVPAFAAGYEAHTFTADDATIAFEAVSISKTTIKLVGMEGDPVSSEVTMVTIKPGSTVTVKDNAGYGFVSLYGYVLEESGVYGMTMAAYELATGTADNAFVGNPDLIIELSGSDKIYLKLGDGNSAATEPATPTAPVTPAEPTVPADKPAQPEQPAPSASPDTYAVKKGDTYGTIALNTYGTYGVWRELYSANKSVKLVPGVEC; this comes from the coding sequence ATGAAAAAATTAGCTACACTTTTCTTGTCCCTTGTCCTGTGCATGGGGCTGGCTGTGCCAGCATTCGCGGCAGGCTATGAAGCCCACACGTTCACGGCAGACGACGCAACAATAGCGTTTGAAGCCGTATCGATTTCAAAGACGACAATTAAACTTGTCGGGATGGAGGGCGACCCTGTATCCAGCGAGGTCACAATGGTCACGATCAAACCCGGTTCCACGGTGACAGTCAAAGACAATGCAGGATATGGTTTTGTTTCGCTGTACGGTTATGTCTTGGAAGAAAGCGGCGTGTATGGTATGACAATGGCCGCATATGAACTTGCCACTGGTACGGCTGACAACGCTTTTGTAGGGAACCCCGATTTGATTATTGAGTTGAGCGGTTCGGATAAGATTTATTTAAAACTGGGTGATGGGAATAGTGCCGCTACGGAACCTGCCACTCCCACCGCGCCCGTTACGCCTGCGGAACCGACAGTCCCGGCGGATAAACCCGCCCAGCCCGAACAGCCCGCCCCCTCCGCGTCCCCGGACACTTACGCCGTGAAAAAGGGCGACACCTACGGCACAATCGCGCTGAACACCTACGGCACTTATGGCGTATGGCGCGAGCTTTACAGCGCCAACAAGAGCGTAAAGCTGGTTCCCGGTGTAGAGTGCTGA
- a CDS encoding DUF3343 domain-containing protein, translating into MNLYIATFHTHLSALMTSRTLTGKGVRARMMPVPRKLSSSCGTCIRYEAEEPNLATMDVDVERVYQVGPEEQYTLLLENQ; encoded by the coding sequence ATGAATCTGTATATTGCCACCTTCCACACCCATCTGTCCGCCCTGATGACCAGCCGGACGCTGACCGGGAAGGGGGTCCGTGCACGGATGATGCCGGTTCCCCGAAAGCTGAGCTCTTCCTGCGGCACCTGCATCCGATACGAGGCGGAGGAGCCGAACCTTGCCACCATGGATGTGGATGTGGAGCGGGTCTATCAGGTGGGACCGGAGGAGCAATACACACTGCTGCTGGAAAATCAGTAA
- a CDS encoding sulfurtransferase TusA family protein, with the protein MVVDARGYSCPMPVVMVQKEVKKSAPASLEVLVDNQCSVENVTRFGTSCGYQVTVAPEGRDFRLSLSK; encoded by the coding sequence ATGGTTGTTGATGCAAGAGGGTATTCCTGCCCCATGCCCGTGGTGATGGTGCAGAAGGAAGTAAAGAAGTCCGCTCCCGCCTCCCTGGAGGTTCTGGTGGACAACCAGTGCTCTGTGGAGAATGTCACCCGCTTTGGGACAAGCTGCGGTTATCAGGTCACTGTTGCACCGGAGGGCCGGGATTTCCGGCTGAGCCTGAGCAAATGA
- the yedE gene encoding YedE family putative selenium transporter produces the protein MKKINWIVVLAGAVVGAAAVVLTALGNPANMGFCIACFLRDIAGAVGMHSAAKVQYVRPEIIGLVLGALIMSVATREFRAKAGSSPATRFVLGAFVMIGALAFLGCPLRMVIRLGGGDANALVGLLGFIIGIVIGVQFLKAGFSLKRAYEVGKSEGSVLSALMAGLLILFLAVPALFRFSEEGPGSKHAPVLAALVIALVAGALAQRARLCMVGGIRDAILFRDFKLLYGFVAIFLVVLAGNLAAGSFKFGFELQPIAHSSHLWNLLGMTIVGWGSVLLGGCPLRQLILAGEGNGDSAVTVLGMVVGAAFAHNFGLAGNADALNEAKEIVVGGISTAGKAAVIIGLIVMLGVSVWNLPRKESVSASVETV, from the coding sequence ATGAAAAAGATCAACTGGATTGTAGTGCTTGCCGGCGCGGTGGTAGGCGCGGCGGCCGTGGTGCTGACAGCCCTGGGCAATCCCGCAAACATGGGCTTTTGCATCGCCTGCTTCCTGCGGGACATCGCAGGCGCGGTGGGTATGCACAGCGCGGCAAAGGTGCAGTATGTCCGCCCGGAGATCATCGGCCTGGTGTTGGGCGCCTTGATCATGTCCGTGGCGACCAGGGAGTTTCGCGCCAAAGCGGGATCCTCTCCCGCCACCCGCTTCGTGTTGGGCGCCTTTGTCATGATCGGCGCGCTGGCCTTCCTGGGCTGCCCGCTGCGCATGGTGATCCGCCTGGGCGGCGGAGACGCCAACGCCCTGGTTGGTCTTCTGGGATTCATCATCGGCATTGTCATTGGCGTGCAGTTCCTGAAGGCCGGATTTTCCCTCAAGCGCGCCTACGAGGTGGGCAAGAGCGAGGGCAGCGTGCTGAGCGCGCTGATGGCGGGTCTGCTGATCCTCTTTTTGGCGGTTCCCGCCCTCTTCCGCTTCAGCGAGGAGGGGCCTGGCTCCAAGCATGCGCCGGTGCTGGCGGCTCTTGTGATCGCCCTTGTGGCGGGGGCTCTTGCGCAGAGGGCGCGTCTTTGCATGGTGGGCGGTATCCGCGATGCCATTTTGTTCCGGGATTTCAAGCTGCTCTATGGCTTTGTGGCCATCTTCCTGGTGGTTTTGGCAGGCAACCTGGCCGCCGGCAGCTTCAAGTTCGGCTTTGAGCTGCAGCCCATCGCCCACAGCAGCCACCTGTGGAATCTGCTGGGCATGACCATTGTGGGCTGGGGCAGCGTGCTGTTGGGCGGATGCCCCCTGCGCCAGTTGATCCTGGCCGGAGAGGGCAACGGCGATTCCGCCGTCACGGTGCTTGGCATGGTCGTGGGCGCGGCCTTTGCGCACAACTTTGGCCTGGCCGGCAACGCCGACGCCCTCAATGAGGCCAAGGAGATCGTGGTGGGCGGAATCTCCACCGCCGGTAAGGCCGCGGTCATCATCGGACTGATCGTGATGCTGGGCGTATCGGTGTGGAACCTGCCCAGGAAGGAATCGGTCAGCGCCTCCGTGGAAACGGTTTGA
- a CDS encoding selenium metabolism-associated LysR family transcriptional regulator, with product MERNDKKGKRMLEINLRQLEAFVTTAEYSSFTRAAEELYLTQSTVSAHIRALEQALGAQLILRGARRKVSLTEEGKRVYGAARDVLGRCQALQEMTERSRGGELTIGASTVPAQHVLPELLPGFLHKYGDSRYLLRRGDSAQVHKLLEQGEVRLGFVGAALDRKRYTYHTLMEDKLVLISPNTSHYRECRAQGSGGRALLLQEPMISREESSGTKQVLNQYLKKCGLTPEELHIVARMDSPETIKNTVAQGMGVSVISELAVREEVDSGKLIAFDLDDGGVYRKIYLTWRKEETLSRIEQEFISYIRGEIRKRYDR from the coding sequence ATGGAAAGAAACGATAAGAAGGGGAAGCGGATGCTGGAAATCAACCTGAGACAGCTGGAGGCCTTTGTGACCACGGCTGAATACAGTAGCTTTACCCGTGCTGCTGAGGAGCTGTATTTGACGCAGTCCACCGTCAGCGCCCATATCCGCGCCCTGGAGCAGGCCTTGGGCGCTCAGCTGATCCTGCGGGGCGCCCGGAGAAAGGTGTCGCTGACGGAGGAGGGCAAGCGGGTGTACGGCGCGGCCAGGGATGTGCTGGGCCGCTGCCAGGCCCTCCAGGAGATGACGGAGCGTTCCCGGGGCGGTGAGCTGACCATCGGGGCTTCGACCGTGCCGGCCCAGCATGTGCTGCCGGAGCTGCTGCCCGGTTTTCTGCACAAGTATGGAGACAGCCGCTACCTGCTGCGCCGGGGCGACAGCGCCCAGGTCCACAAGCTGTTGGAGCAGGGCGAGGTCCGGCTGGGCTTTGTAGGCGCCGCCCTGGACCGCAAGCGCTATACATACCACACCCTGATGGAGGACAAGCTTGTGCTCATCAGCCCCAACACCTCCCACTACCGGGAGTGCCGTGCCCAGGGGTCCGGCGGGCGCGCCCTTTTGCTGCAAGAGCCCATGATCTCCCGGGAGGAGAGCTCCGGGACCAAGCAGGTGCTGAACCAGTATCTGAAAAAGTGCGGCCTGACACCGGAGGAGCTGCATATTGTGGCGCGGATGGACAGCCCCGAGACCATCAAAAACACAGTGGCCCAGGGGATGGGCGTCTCCGTGATCTCGGAACTTGCCGTGCGGGAGGAAGTGGACTCGGGAAAGCTGATAGCCTTTGACCTGGATGACGGGGGTGTATACCGTAAAATCTACCTCACCTGGCGCAAGGAGGAGACGCTCAGCAGGATCGAGCAGGAGTTCATCAGCTATATCCGTGGAGAGATCAGAAAAAGATACGATCGGTAA
- a CDS encoding aminotransferase class V-fold PLP-dependent enzyme — MNTIYLDNAATSFPKPAGVSDSMKRYMDRIGATINRSVYASAQDAGLVTLQLRQRLGRLFSFSGPPTHVILTPGATAGLNMILSGFLRPGDHCIVSSMEHNAVMRPLLRMEGVEVDRIPCDDKGLVQVDALPGLIRKNTRLVILAHGSNVCGTVQDAQAIGDICARHGIPFALDAAQTAGHYPIDFQRFGLSAMAVPGHKGLLGPSGIGALVLGEEFAGQLTPLIAGGTGSASDSEYLPPYLPDRFESGTPNMPGIYGFEAAVGFVEEQGVDALRAHEMELCGRFLDGLSDLPGLRLCGTRDLRCRVGVLSVDFLNQDNAEAAFRLETEYGILTRCGLHCAPSAHKTLGTFPQGTVRFSLGFANSKEDVDAALAALRELSGA; from the coding sequence ATGAATACCATCTATCTGGACAACGCGGCCACATCATTTCCAAAACCCGCTGGTGTCAGCGACAGTATGAAGCGCTATATGGACCGCATAGGCGCCACCATCAACCGCTCCGTCTACGCAAGCGCGCAGGACGCCGGGCTTGTGACGCTGCAGCTGCGCCAGCGGCTGGGCAGGCTCTTCTCCTTTTCCGGGCCGCCCACCCACGTCATCCTGACGCCCGGCGCCACCGCCGGATTGAACATGATCCTCAGCGGCTTCCTGCGCCCCGGCGACCACTGCATCGTCAGCTCCATGGAGCATAACGCCGTCATGCGCCCCCTGCTTCGGATGGAGGGCGTGGAGGTGGACCGCATCCCCTGCGACGACAAGGGGCTGGTACAGGTGGACGCCCTGCCCGGCCTCATCCGGAAGAATACCCGTCTGGTGATCCTGGCCCATGGCTCCAATGTCTGCGGCACCGTACAGGACGCCCAGGCCATCGGCGATATCTGCGCCCGGCACGGGATTCCCTTTGCCCTGGACGCCGCCCAAACCGCGGGCCACTACCCCATTGACTTTCAGCGTTTTGGGCTCTCAGCCATGGCGGTCCCGGGCCACAAAGGGCTGCTTGGTCCCTCCGGCATTGGCGCGCTGGTACTGGGAGAGGAGTTCGCCGGACAGCTGACGCCTCTGATTGCCGGCGGTACCGGCAGCGCCTCGGACAGCGAATACCTGCCGCCCTATCTGCCGGACCGCTTTGAGTCCGGGACGCCCAACATGCCGGGCATCTACGGCTTTGAGGCTGCTGTGGGGTTTGTGGAGGAGCAGGGCGTGGACGCGCTCCGCGCCCACGAGATGGAGCTTTGCGGCCGCTTTTTGGACGGCCTCTCTGACCTTCCCGGCCTGCGCCTGTGCGGCACCCGGGACCTCAGATGCCGGGTGGGCGTGCTCTCCGTGGACTTTCTCAACCAGGATAACGCTGAAGCCGCCTTCCGCCTGGAGACGGAGTACGGGATTTTGACCCGCTGCGGCCTCCACTGCGCTCCATCGGCCCATAAGACCTTAGGAACCTTCCCCCAGGGCACGGTCCGTTTCTCCCTGGGCTTTGCCAACAGCAAAGAAGACGTGGACGCGGCGCTCGCCGCCCTGCGGGAACTCAGCGGAGCTTGA
- the selD gene encoding selenide, water dikinase SelD, with translation MEEQNIKLTKLAKCAGCGAKVGAGVLAQLLEGIKVHHDPNLLVGFDKSDDASVYKISDDLALVQTVDFFPPIADDPYLFGQIAATNALSDVYAMGGEPKLCLNIMAIPEDMPRDAVHQLLRGGYDKVYEAGALITGGHSILDDEPKYGLCVTGFVHPDKMLSNSNAKPGDVLLLTKPIGIGVLTSAAKAELLSREGQELANRMMTTLNKAARDAMVKYEVHSCTDVTGFGLLGHSYEMAQGSDVEIILHVDDIDLIPEALEFARMGVLPAGMYRNRTFAAPGVDAGEVELAKQDLLYDPQTAGGLLIAVAPQDADALFEELKGAVPSAQRIGTVGEYQGGERIKLR, from the coding sequence ATGGAAGAACAGAACATCAAATTGACCAAGCTGGCCAAGTGCGCCGGCTGCGGCGCCAAGGTGGGCGCGGGCGTGCTGGCCCAGCTGTTAGAGGGGATCAAGGTACATCACGACCCCAACCTGCTGGTGGGTTTTGACAAGAGCGACGACGCTTCGGTCTACAAGATCAGCGACGATCTGGCTCTGGTCCAGACGGTGGACTTTTTCCCGCCCATCGCCGACGACCCCTATCTCTTCGGCCAGATCGCGGCCACCAATGCCCTTTCGGACGTGTACGCCATGGGAGGCGAGCCCAAGCTGTGCCTGAACATCATGGCCATCCCCGAGGACATGCCAAGGGACGCGGTGCATCAGCTGCTCCGGGGCGGCTATGACAAGGTCTACGAGGCCGGCGCGCTGATCACCGGCGGCCACAGCATCTTGGACGACGAGCCCAAGTACGGCCTGTGCGTCACCGGATTCGTACATCCCGACAAGATGCTCAGCAACTCCAACGCCAAGCCCGGCGACGTGCTGCTGCTGACCAAGCCCATCGGCATTGGCGTGCTGACCAGCGCGGCCAAGGCGGAACTCCTGTCCAGGGAGGGCCAGGAGCTGGCCAACCGCATGATGACCACGCTGAACAAGGCGGCCCGGGACGCTATGGTGAAGTACGAGGTTCACTCCTGCACCGATGTCACCGGCTTCGGCCTGCTGGGCCACAGCTATGAGATGGCCCAGGGCAGCGATGTGGAGATCATCCTCCACGTGGACGACATCGACCTGATTCCCGAGGCGCTGGAGTTTGCCCGGATGGGCGTGCTGCCGGCGGGCATGTACCGCAACCGCACCTTTGCCGCCCCCGGCGTGGACGCAGGAGAGGTGGAGCTTGCCAAGCAGGATTTGCTCTACGATCCCCAGACCGCCGGCGGGCTGCTGATCGCGGTGGCGCCCCAGGATGCCGACGCCCTGTTTGAGGAGCTCAAGGGCGCGGTGCCCAGCGCCCAGCGCATCGGGACCGTAGGGGAGTATCAGGGCGGAGAGCGCATCAAGCTCCGCTGA